One Streptomyces sp. NBC_00223 genomic window carries:
- a CDS encoding type I polyketide synthase has protein sequence MAEPTTPPEEEMPAVAVIGMAARFPGADDVDAFWENLTAGRDAIRPITDEEFLAAGGDPEDLDDPTLIRMASVVGGIDRFDADFFGMSPAEAAVVDPQQRLLLETAYRALEDAGQVREASEITTGVYAGAGDSRYYPAHLYPHYAGQPGSMALVHAATANSLGTLATRISYELGLTGPSLSLQTACSTALVALHTACQDLLDFRCDLALVGAVSLNPSALLGYRHVPDGPFSPDGRCRAFAADAAGTSSGDGVGVVVLKRLGDALADGDRIRAVVRGSAINNDGRRKVGFTAPSASGQAEVILAAQAQGDIDADTIGLVEAHGTATRIGDPIEVAALTEAFRASTDRRGFCALGSVKTNIGHLGAAAGIAGFVKAVLALEHRRIPPSLHFDAPNPLIDFASSPFRVPTELEEWPDGGRPRRAAISAFGVGGTNAHVIIEEAPPAPKPPRPTAAPRRHVLPLSARTAGALRGQADALANHLERHPALRLDDVAHSLRTERPALRHRLTVSATTAAEAVAALRAPQPPVGPVPDDPPRVAFLLPGGGTQYVGMGAGLYRENDVYRDVVDHCAHVLRPVVGGDLRTALFERVEPGSTTAFLALVVTEYALARTLMEQGVRPDALIGHSLGEYTAACLAGVMDLDEMLPVVAERIRLISSRGGATVGVAASADAVAPLLGPQLSLAAVNGPAACTVAGQTEAVARFEAELTRRDVPFRRLRMPAAAHSHVLDPILDTFAGQLRTLRLRPPRIPYVTNVTGTWITDAQATDVRHWVDHTRRTVRFADGVGALWADARPVLVEIGPGDSMTKLARARLTGEEPVTVATMRHAKASGPDGFVLAGALGRLWAAGVEGALPDGTDPAAPARRVRLPGYAFDRRRHWIDAPGARAVSGAAERERAVAPGGGRMSRPLLTTEHVAPRTDREQAVTELWQEQLGIEGIGVHDNFFDLGGDSMRAVLLVGRLRATGVLDVPAATLLAEPTVAGLLASAEDRRGPSSDTLRPLLPLRREGAGTPLFCLHPGAGVSWRYTGLLPHLGPDQPVFGIQAYGLDGTRPPAPDAASMVASYVDLIREAQPVGPYRLLGWSYGGFVAHAMACALQERGERVELLALLDAPQTHGTLHDPEQAERQVAALLTRVAGLPAAADGAVPDVEGVLARIGEDPADGAAAAPVTRAEAAAIAEVMRNNLRIAPQFSPGVFRGDVLFFSATEDAGADGADLSLAPGKADSWRPYVDGSLTDHAVPCGHYEMTEPGPMAEIGAVVAKALRAVSG, from the coding sequence ATGGCTGAGCCCACCACCCCGCCGGAAGAGGAGATGCCCGCCGTCGCCGTGATCGGCATGGCGGCGCGCTTCCCGGGCGCGGACGACGTCGACGCCTTCTGGGAGAACCTCACCGCGGGCCGCGACGCGATACGGCCCATCACCGACGAGGAGTTCCTCGCGGCGGGCGGCGACCCGGAGGACCTCGACGACCCGACCCTGATCCGGATGGCGTCCGTGGTCGGCGGAATCGACCGCTTCGACGCGGACTTCTTCGGGATGAGTCCGGCGGAGGCGGCCGTCGTCGACCCGCAGCAGCGGCTGCTGCTGGAGACGGCGTACCGCGCGCTGGAGGACGCGGGGCAGGTGCGCGAGGCGTCGGAGATCACCACGGGCGTGTACGCGGGCGCCGGCGACAGCCGCTACTACCCGGCGCACCTGTATCCCCACTACGCCGGTCAGCCGGGGTCGATGGCTCTGGTGCACGCGGCCACCGCCAACTCACTGGGCACGCTGGCCACCCGGATCTCCTACGAACTCGGGCTCACCGGGCCGAGTCTGTCGCTCCAGACGGCGTGCTCCACGGCGCTGGTCGCGCTGCACACCGCGTGCCAGGACCTGCTGGACTTCCGGTGCGACCTGGCGCTCGTCGGGGCGGTGTCCCTCAACCCCTCGGCGCTCCTGGGGTACCGGCACGTGCCGGACGGTCCGTTCTCGCCCGACGGGCGCTGCCGGGCCTTCGCGGCGGACGCGGCCGGCACCTCCTCGGGCGACGGGGTCGGGGTGGTCGTACTGAAGCGGCTGGGGGACGCGCTCGCCGACGGGGACCGGATCCGGGCCGTGGTGCGGGGCTCGGCGATCAACAACGACGGGCGCCGCAAGGTCGGGTTCACCGCTCCCAGCGCGTCCGGCCAGGCCGAGGTGATCCTCGCCGCCCAGGCCCAGGGCGACATCGACGCGGACACCATCGGGCTGGTCGAGGCACACGGCACCGCCACCCGGATCGGCGACCCGATCGAGGTCGCGGCGCTGACCGAGGCGTTCCGGGCGAGCACGGACCGGCGCGGGTTCTGCGCGCTGGGCTCGGTCAAGACCAACATCGGGCATCTCGGCGCGGCGGCCGGAATCGCCGGGTTCGTGAAGGCCGTACTCGCCCTGGAGCACCGGCGCATACCGCCCAGCCTGCACTTCGACGCGCCGAATCCGCTGATCGACTTCGCGTCCAGCCCGTTCCGGGTGCCGACCGAGCTGGAGGAGTGGCCGGACGGCGGCCGTCCGCGCCGGGCGGCGATCAGCGCCTTCGGGGTCGGCGGCACCAACGCCCACGTCATCATCGAGGAGGCACCGCCCGCCCCGAAGCCGCCCCGGCCCACCGCGGCCCCCCGGCGGCATGTCCTGCCGCTGTCCGCGCGTACCGCGGGCGCCCTGCGCGGCCAGGCCGACGCCCTGGCCAATCACCTGGAACGCCACCCCGCACTGCGGCTCGACGACGTCGCGCACTCCCTGCGCACCGAGCGCCCGGCGCTGCGCCACCGGCTCACCGTCAGCGCCACCACGGCCGCCGAGGCGGTCGCCGCGCTCCGCGCTCCGCAGCCACCGGTGGGTCCCGTGCCCGACGATCCGCCACGGGTGGCTTTCCTGCTGCCGGGCGGCGGCACCCAGTACGTCGGCATGGGCGCCGGGCTGTACCGGGAGAACGACGTCTACCGCGACGTGGTGGACCACTGCGCGCACGTCCTGCGGCCGGTCGTCGGCGGCGATCTGCGCACCGCCCTGTTCGAGCGGGTCGAGCCGGGCAGCACGACCGCCTTCCTCGCCCTGGTCGTCACCGAGTACGCGCTGGCCAGGACGCTGATGGAGCAGGGGGTGCGCCCCGACGCGCTGATCGGGCATTCCCTGGGCGAGTACACGGCGGCCTGCCTGGCCGGCGTGATGGATCTCGACGAGATGCTGCCGGTGGTCGCCGAGCGGATCCGGCTCATCTCCTCCCGCGGCGGGGCGACCGTCGGCGTGGCCGCCTCCGCGGACGCCGTCGCCCCGCTGCTCGGCCCGCAGCTGTCGCTCGCCGCCGTGAACGGCCCCGCGGCCTGCACGGTCGCCGGGCAGACAGAGGCGGTGGCCCGGTTCGAGGCCGAACTCACCCGCCGGGACGTGCCGTTCCGCCGGCTGCGCATGCCCGCCGCCGCCCACTCCCACGTCCTCGACCCGATCCTGGACACCTTCGCCGGGCAGTTGCGTACCCTGCGGCTGCGACCGCCCCGGATCCCGTACGTCACCAATGTCACCGGCACCTGGATCACCGACGCGCAGGCGACGGACGTACGGCACTGGGTCGACCACACGCGGCGGACCGTACGGTTCGCCGACGGGGTCGGCGCGTTGTGGGCGGACGCTCGACCGGTGCTCGTGGAGATCGGGCCCGGTGACAGCATGACCAAACTGGCCCGCGCCCGCCTGACGGGCGAGGAGCCGGTGACCGTGGCGACCATGCGGCACGCCAAGGCGAGCGGGCCGGACGGCTTCGTCCTCGCCGGTGCGCTGGGACGGCTGTGGGCCGCCGGGGTCGAGGGGGCGCTGCCCGACGGCACGGACCCCGCCGCGCCCGCGCGCCGGGTGCGGCTGCCCGGTTACGCCTTCGACCGGCGGCGGCACTGGATCGACGCCCCGGGCGCGCGCGCCGTCTCCGGGGCGGCGGAGCGGGAGCGGGCCGTCGCTCCCGGGGGCGGACGGATGTCCCGTCCGCTGCTGACGACCGAGCACGTGGCGCCGCGCACGGACCGGGAGCAGGCGGTGACCGAGCTGTGGCAGGAGCAGTTGGGCATCGAGGGCATCGGCGTCCACGACAACTTCTTCGACCTCGGCGGCGACTCGATGCGGGCCGTGCTCCTCGTGGGCCGGCTGCGCGCGACGGGCGTGCTCGACGTACCGGCCGCGACGCTGCTGGCCGAACCGACGGTGGCCGGGCTGCTGGCCTCGGCCGAAGACCGCCGGGGCCCGTCCTCCGACACGCTGCGCCCGCTGCTGCCGCTGCGCCGGGAGGGCGCGGGGACGCCGCTGTTCTGCCTCCATCCCGGAGCGGGCGTCTCCTGGCGGTACACCGGTCTGCTGCCGCATCTCGGCCCGGACCAGCCGGTCTTCGGCATCCAGGCGTACGGCCTCGACGGCACCCGTCCGCCCGCACCGGACGCCGCGTCCATGGTGGCGTCGTACGTGGACCTCATCCGCGAGGCACAGCCCGTGGGCCCCTACCGGCTGCTGGGCTGGTCCTACGGCGGGTTCGTCGCGCACGCCATGGCCTGCGCGCTCCAGGAGCGCGGTGAGCGGGTCGAGTTGCTGGCTCTGCTGGACGCCCCGCAGACGCACGGTACGCTCCACGACCCGGAACAGGCCGAACGGCAGGTGGCCGCGCTGCTGACGCGGGTGGCGGGCCTGCCGGCCGCCGCGGACGGCGCGGTCCCGGACGTCGAGGGCGTGCTGGCGCGGATCGGCGAGGACCCGGCGGACGGCGCCGCCGCGGCTCCGGTGACGCGCGCCGAGGCCGCGGCGATCGCCGAAGTGATGCGCAACAACCTGCGGATCGCACCACAGTTCAGCCCCGGTGTGTTCCGCGGCGACGTGCTGTTCTTCAGCGCGACCGAGGACGCGGGCGCCGACGGCGCCGACCTCTCCCTCGCGCCGGGCAAGGCGGACTCCTGGCGGCCGTACGTCGACGGATCGCTGACCGATCACGCCGTGCCCTGCGGCCACTACGAAATGACCGAACCCGGGCCGATGGCCGAGATCGGCGCGGTGGTGGCCAAGGCCCTGCGCGCCGTCTCCGGCTGA